TCTTCGAAGGCGTGATGACCCAGGGCGTGCCTAGCGACGCGACCGACGACGCCGTCCAAAACAACATCATTGCCGTGGGTTATGGCGGCCCGACGGCCAAATCGGGCGAGCTGACGGCGGACTCGACTATTTCGCTGAATGCCACCACGCCTTGCTGCACGACTCGCTACATCAGCCTTCAGGCAGGCGGCAACGCGCAAAGCAAGGTGGTGGACACCGAAGCGGTGGCGGCAAACAGCGGAGCGGCCGCGAAACAGGACGGCTCCTGGATCGTGCGGGCCGGCCTTGCCGATCCGAGCTGCTATTCGTTCGAATCGCGTGACAATCCGGGTGCGTTCATGCGCCACTACAATTATCACGTGTATCTTCAGCCGATGGACGGTACGCAACAGTACCGTGAGGACGCGACGTTCTGCGCCGAGCCCGCCAAGAACGGCAAGGGAACGTCGTTCCACTCCTACAACTACCCTACGCGATACCTGCGCCATTTCGCCAACGTGCTCTACGTGAGCAGTGACGGCGGCCCCAACGATTTCGACAACGCGAATTCGTGGGCCGATGACGTTAGCTGGGTCATCGCCGCCCCGTGGGCGCCTTGAGGCCGGGGCAAGCGCGAAGCGCTGCGCGCCTGGATAGGCGGGCAGCCGCAACACCGCGCATCGGCTCGCACTGCGTCGATGCATCCAGATCGGCGGCGGCCGCCTAGTCGGCCGGATCTCGAACCAGCTCGCGCAAGCGGGCGAGATTGTCGCGAAAGGCCGCGCACGCGGCCGCATCGAGAGCCATGCCGACTTCGTCGCTCATCGCCTCGAACAGCGCGATGACGCCGCGCCCCATCGCCCGGGTCTCGGCGTCCAGTTCGAGAGCGGAGCGGCCGCACGTCATGTCCTGCAGGAGCCCTTCGGCATTGCGCAGGACGGTGGCGTAGCTGAGGCGGGGTTGGTCGGTCATGGTCGGCTCCGGCGGAAAAAGGTGCCCGGCGCGGCCCGCCGGGCATGAGGTAATGAGCACCAGAAGCCGATCGGCGGCAGGCGCCGCCACGGCATCACCTCGTGCCTGCGCATGCGCAAGCGCCGCTGCCGGTCAGGCCGAACGGCCGCCTGCCTGCGCGTCAGAACGTGGCCCACTCGCCGCTTCCCGCCCCGGCCGCAGCGGCCGCCGGCGCGGCCACCCGTGCCGGCAGCCGTGCCGGTTCGGGACGGCGCTTGGCCTGCTTCGGCGCGACGCTCACCTGCCGCTTCACGGCGGCGGCGGGCTCCGTCTGCACCCTCGCATCGACCCGGAAGATCGACACCGTGGCCCGCAGATTTTCCGCCTGATCCGCCATCGACTGCGCCGCGGCCGTGGCCTGCTCCACCAGCGCCGCGTTCTGCTGGGTGACCTCGTCCATCTGCGCCACCGCCACGTTGACCTGCTCGATTCCCGTGCTCTGCTCCGCCGACGCCGACGCGATCTCGCCCATGATGTCGCTGACCCGCTTCACCGAGCGCACGATCTCGTCCATGGTCGTGCCGGCATCGCCCACCAATTGCGAGCCCGCTGCCACATGCGATACCGACGTCTCGATCAGTTCCTTGATTTCCTTGGCCGCCACCGCGCTGCGCTGCGCCAGCGTGCGTACCTCCCCGGCGACCACCGCGAAGCCGCGCCCCTGCTCGCCTGCGCGCGCCGCCTCGACCGCCGCGTTGAGCGCCAGGATATTGGTCTGGAAGGCAATGCCCTCGATCACGGAAATGATCTCGGCAACCTTGCGCGAGCTCGACGTGATGTCATCCATGGTGCCCATCACCTGCCGGACCACGTCACCGCCCGACGTAGCGGTCTGCGAAGCCGTGACCGCGAGCGTGCTGCCCTGCCGGGCATTGTCGGTGTTGTGCTTCACCGTCGAGGTCAGTTCCTCCATGCTGGCCGCCGTCTCTTCGAGCGATGCCGCCTGTTCCTCGGTGCGCTGGGAGAGATCCACATTGCCCTGCGCAACCTGGTTGGCGGCAACCGAGATGGATTCGGCCGAGGTCTTGATGCCGTGCACGATCGAGGTCAGCCTGGCGCGCATCGCTTCCAGCGAGGCCATCAGGCTGGTCGAATCGCCGGGCTTCAGATGCAGGTCCACCATCAGGTTGCCATTGGCGATCTCCGCCGCCACCGACTGCGCGAGGCCGGGTTCGCCGCCAAGCTGCCTCAGGATGCTGCGCGTAATGAGGACCGCGGCCACGGCCGCCACCAGCAGCGAGGCCGCGACGATGGCCGCGATCAGTACCCGCACGCTCGAGTACAGGCTCACGGCGTCCCGTTGCGCCTGGTCGTTGAGCTGGTCCTCGAAATCAGCCAGCTCGACCGCGCGTGCCAGCCAGGTTCGTTGGGGCGTTCTGGCGTTCTGCAGCAACTCGCGGGTAGCGCCCTCCCTGTCGTTCGCCAGGCTCAGTTGGGCCGCCTTGCGCAGCGGCGGCAGTGCCGCCGCCTCGTCTCGCCTGATCTGAGCGAGGAGCGCTTTCTCGCGCTCCGTCGTACCGGGTTCGTCGGTAAACAGCTGCGACAGCTTCTGGTACGCGTCGGCATAGATCTGCTCCTGCTTGCTGATGCGCTCGGCCTCCTTGGCCATGTCCTGCGCGTCGCTGAGCAGCGCCAAATTTCGCACGGCGATCGCCCGATCCTGTATCGAGGTGCGCAACTGGTTAGCCAGCTTGGTTTCGGCGTTGTTCACGCGTGCGATATCGTCCAGCCTCCCATTCAATTGCGACAGGCCATAAAAGCCAATTGCCGCTACTGCCAGCAACAAGGCGGTCAACAACCCGAACCCGGCGATCAGGCGGGTGGATACAGTCACGTTTTTCATTGCGGCTCCCGACCATGTTGAACACTCTTCCAGATTGTTTACGACATCCATACAAACTACTGAAGGTCGGGAAAACCTTATCCTGATCAATATATTGAAAAACAATATGTTTTAAATTATATTGACTCGACCTGATCCTCTGCCGGAAGGAGCCGATCGATGCAAACCCCGTTGTCTCACGCCGCACTCGACTCGCTGCGGCAATCCGCGACGAAGTGCTGTGCCCTTCTCAAGGTCATGGCGCACGAGGACCGCTTGCTGCTGTTGTGCCAATTGAGCGAAGGCGAATACAACGTCGGCGAACTGGAGGCGGCGGTCGGCCTTCGCCAGCCGAACCTTTCGCAACAGCTCGGCGTGCTGCGCGACGAGGGTCTGGTCGTGACGCGGCGCGAGGGAAAGTACATGTACTACCGCCTCGCGAGCGCCGAAGTCGTGAGCATCATGGAGACCTTGTCGAAACTGTATTGCGGTGACGCCAAGGGGCGGCCGGCATGAGCCTCGACCTCGCCCACTTCACGCCCTTGCCCGCGCTCGCCGGCGGCCTGCTGATCGGCCTCGCGGCGACGCTGCTGGTGCTCGGCAACGGCCGTATCGCCGGCATCAGCGGCATGCTCGGGGGTCTGCTCGACGCCGGCCGGGATCGTTCCTGGCGCGCCGCGTTCGTGATCGGACTGCTTGGCGCGCCCTGGTTGGCCAGGCTTTTCACGACACTGCCGGCGGTCTCGATCACGTCATCGCCTGCGGTGCTGGTGGCGGCCGGCCTGCTGGTCGGCATCGGCACCCGTTACGCGTCCGGCTGCACCAGCGGCCATGGCGTGTGCGGCCTGTCACGCGGTTCGCTGCGCTCGCTGGCCGCCACGGCAAGCTTCATGGCCACGGGTTTTGCGACTGTCTACGTGATCCGCCATCTGATCGGGCTTTGACATGCTGCTTCTCAACGCGCTGCTATGCGGCCTGCTGTTCGCGGCAGGACTGCTCGTCTCCGGCATGGCCAACCCGGCCAAGGTGCTGGGTTTCCTCGATATCGCGGGCAACTGGGACCCGTCGCTGGCCTTGGTCATGGCCGGCGCGATCGCGGCCGGCAGCGTCGGCTTCGCGATCGCGCGCCGGCTCAAGCGCAGCCTGCTCGGCGCACCGCTGTCGATGCCGACCGCCACGCGCATCGACCGCCGCCTGCTCGCGGGCAGCGCCATGTTCGGTGCCGGCTGGGGCCTGGCGGGGTTCTGCCCGGGCCCGGCTCTGGTGAGCGCGGGCGGCGGCGAGATCAAGGCGATCTGGTTCGTCGTCGCGATGCTGGCCGGCATGAAGATTTTCTCGTTGCGCGAACAACGCGCGACTCGTGCCGATTGACCGCAACCCTGCAGGCGCGTTCGTGCCGGCGGCCGTGCCCGGCCTGCCTCCCGGGATCGTTCGAGGTGGGAAACCGCCATCGCGGCCAGGCTCGAATGCCGCGCTGCGGGAACGCACCGGGCGCGGACGCAACGCGGGCCGGCGCTTGCGCCAGGACGCGCTCGCGACGGCCGCCGGCCCTCAGGCGTGCCGCGGGCGCCCCACGCGCGGCCCGCTCGGCGCCACCGGATCGACGTGCGTCATGACGCCGAGCACACGGTGCCGCGTCATCAGATTGTTCTCGACCGCGGTGGCGATCTCGTGCCCCTCGACGATC
The window above is part of the Burkholderia glumae LMG 2196 = ATCC 33617 genome. Proteins encoded here:
- a CDS encoding ArsR/SmtB family transcription factor, with translation MQTPLSHAALDSLRQSATKCCALLKVMAHEDRLLLLCQLSEGEYNVGELEAAVGLRQPNLSQQLGVLRDEGLVVTRREGKYMYYRLASAEVVSIMETLSKLYCGDAKGRPA
- a CDS encoding YeeE/YedE family protein gives rise to the protein MSLDLAHFTPLPALAGGLLIGLAATLLVLGNGRIAGISGMLGGLLDAGRDRSWRAAFVIGLLGAPWLARLFTTLPAVSITSSPAVLVAAGLLVGIGTRYASGCTSGHGVCGLSRGSLRSLAATASFMATGFATVYVIRHLIGL
- a CDS encoding methyl-accepting chemotaxis protein, producing the protein MKNVTVSTRLIAGFGLLTALLLAVAAIGFYGLSQLNGRLDDIARVNNAETKLANQLRTSIQDRAIAVRNLALLSDAQDMAKEAERISKQEQIYADAYQKLSQLFTDEPGTTEREKALLAQIRRDEAAALPPLRKAAQLSLANDREGATRELLQNARTPQRTWLARAVELADFEDQLNDQAQRDAVSLYSSVRVLIAAIVAASLLVAAVAAVLITRSILRQLGGEPGLAQSVAAEIANGNLMVDLHLKPGDSTSLMASLEAMRARLTSIVHGIKTSAESISVAANQVAQGNVDLSQRTEEQAASLEETAASMEELTSTVKHNTDNARQGSTLAVTASQTATSGGDVVRQVMGTMDDITSSSRKVAEIISVIEGIAFQTNILALNAAVEAARAGEQGRGFAVVAGEVRTLAQRSAVAAKEIKELIETSVSHVAAGSQLVGDAGTTMDEIVRSVKRVSDIMGEIASASAEQSTGIEQVNVAVAQMDEVTQQNAALVEQATAAAQSMADQAENLRATVSIFRVDARVQTEPAAAVKRQVSVAPKQAKRRPEPARLPARVAAPAAAAAGAGSGEWATF
- a CDS encoding YeeE/YedE family protein; its protein translation is MLLLNALLCGLLFAAGLLVSGMANPAKVLGFLDIAGNWDPSLALVMAGAIAAGSVGFAIARRLKRSLLGAPLSMPTATRIDRRLLAGSAMFGAGWGLAGFCPGPALVSAGGGEIKAIWFVVAMLAGMKIFSLREQRATRAD